The Tripterygium wilfordii isolate XIE 37 chromosome 17, ASM1340144v1, whole genome shotgun sequence genome has a window encoding:
- the LOC119981887 gene encoding transcription factor TCP8-like, producing the protein MKSLNILHIIIIGATGTGTIPANFSTLNVSLRSSGSTLAAPPSFHGALGLAHHPRYEESFGHTTALFGFHQHQQQQQHHLLTADQMEEALPGGGNGRDSGGGDTSESYIRKRFREDLFKEHDQPRSESGGGDEGGGSKLSKTEAASSGVLRPSNTLPTAMWAVAPAPTSGAAGSTFWMLPVTAGAGGGPPSTTAGPLEQQRQPQIWPFGTTVPGGGGNTLQAPLHFMPRFNIPGGIDFQAGQTSPLQLGSMLMQQQQPSQHLGLGMSESNMGMLAALNAYSRGGLNMNSEQDNPLEKHQQHHHQQQHQQQQPHNTDSGDEDPNSSQ; encoded by the exons ATGAAGAGCCTCAACATTCTCCACA TTATAATTATTGGCGCCACCGGAACTGGTACAATTCCGGCGAATTTCTCCACTCTCAATGTTTCTTTACGGAGTAGCGGATCCACACTCGCAGCTCCACCTTCCTTTCACGGTGCTCTGGGTTTAGCTCATCATCCTCGCTACGAAGAGAGCTTTGGACACACTACTGCTTTGTTCGGGTTTCATCAACAccagcaacagcagcagcatCATCTATTGACTGCAGATCAAATGGAGGAAGCGCTTCCTGGTGGTGGAAATGGAAGAGATAGTGGGGGTGGAGATACGAGCGAAAGCTATATAAGAAAACGCTTCAGAGAAGATTTGTTCAAAGAACATGATCAACCACGTAGCGAAAGTGGTGGAGGCGATGAAGGAGGAGGATCTAAATTATCCAAAACCGAAGCAGCATCTTCGGGTGTACTAAGGCCCTCCAATACGCTCCCTACCGCCATGTGGGCTGTGGCACCCGCGCCAACTAGCGGAGCAGCCGGAAGCACATTCTGGATGCTACCTGTTACCGCTGGTGCTGGTGGTGGTCCACCTTCAACCACCGCAGGGCCTTTGGAACAACAGCGACAGCCGCAGATTTGGCCTTTTGGCACGACTGTGCCGGGAGGTGGTGGAAACACATTGCAAGCGCCATTACATTTTATGCCAAGATTTAACATTCCAGGAGGCATTGATTTTCAGGCTGGGCAAACAAGTCCACTACAGCTTGGTTCCATGTtaatgcagcagcagcagccatCGCAGCATCTGGGGTTGGGAATGTCTGAGTCCAACATGGGAATGTTGGCAGCTCTGAATGCTTACTCCAGAGGTGGCTTGAATATGAATTCTGAACAAGATAACCCATTGGAGAAACACCAACAACATCACCATCAGCAGCAACACCAACAACAGCAGCCTCATAATACTGACAGTGGAGATGAAGATCCCAATAGTTCTCAATGA